CTTCACACTGAATGCGGCACTTCCACAGATTGAGGTGTTTGATTGTATCACAGTGCCTGATGACATGAGACAGGACCGCGCAGTCAATCGGGGTCAGTCCCTGTCCACGGAATGAAAGTATTTCCACAGATCCCAGTGTCTGCTGAGCAAGTGCAGGATTCTGAGACTCAAACAGGTAGTGCAGCGCGTTCAGGAGCCTCCGTTTACCAGCGTCCTCCCCTGTGTTTCCAGCCTGGCGTTTAACCTCCTCCTTCACCCAGTCAATCACTCGGCAGGTTGTTTGATGACGAAATGGACCCAGAAACTCCTCCAGGACCCGAGCTGACCGTGGGGAGGAGAGACCAGCGACAAAACGGAGAAATACCTCAAATCGCCCGTCTGTCGCGCTGTGGGCTTCAGACAGGAGTTTCAGCGTATTCCTGCTATCTGCAGTCAGGAATTGTGCGAGTGCGGCTACAAACTCTTGGATGGTGAGGTGTGGGAAGGTGTACACCACGCTCCGGGCTGAATCCTCTCTCTCCAAAAGTTCCATCAGGAACCCGGACAGGAACTGGGAAGGCTGCAGATTGTACTTGATCAAATCTCCAtctgtgaacacaatgttcttcTCGGACACTCCAGTGAAGGCCATCTGACCAACCCTCAGTAACACCTCACGGGGGCTCTCAATCTCACGGCCGTGGTTTTTCAGGATGTTGTAAATAAAGTAGCAATATAGTTGGGTGATGGTCTTGGGAACTCGCTGCGGGTCCCGGTGTGTTtgtgtgaagaaggggcccagTGTCAGGGCGAGGATCCAGCAGTAGGAGGGGTTGTAGCTCATGGTGTACAGGATCTCGTTCTCCTCCACGTGTTTGAAAACAGCTGCTGCCACCGTCTGATCTTCAAAACACCTGGTGAAATATTCCTTCCGTTCCTCACTATAAAATCCCAGGATTTCAGCCCTGACACTGATCTCTGCCTTTTCCAGTAAATGTAACGCAGTGGGTCGGGTGGTCACTAGCACTGAACACCCTGGCAGCAGCTTGTGCTGGattaaactgtacacaatgtcaGACACTTCACACCACCACTCGGGATCTGGACACATGTGCTGAGGTTCTGTCTCTCTCCGACTGTCAGCAAAATCGATCCTGCCCTTGAATTCATCCAGACCGTCGAATATAAACAGCAATCCCTCTGGGTTCTTCCAGACCTCTCCCAGGATATTCCCAAAGTATGGATACTGATCCAGAATTAGAAGCCTCGGGTTTATTTGGCAGTCAATtgtgtttaattcccggaatttgaAACTGAAGACAAACTGGAAGTTTCGGTATATTTTTCCAGTGGCCCAATCATAAACAATCTTTTGCACCATTGTTGTTTTTCCGATCCCCGGAACGCCAGCCACGGCTGCTGAATTCCCAGATTTGTCCCTAAACCATAATCTCTTAAATTCCTCGAGGAAACTTTTCTGGAATAATTGATCAATCCGGATTTTTTCAagctctctccggagatgtttctctctccattcctcatgGTCCCGGCCTCTTGCCAGCAGCTCATGTTCCACCAGTGTCCAATCTCGAACAGTGGAGATGACCGCGAGCTCAACGTATTGATCAACCAGCTGGAAAaccttcaccttctccctcatcaGGATCGTATTCACTCTCATTGTTTGAGTCTGTGCCCGCAGAGTCTCCTTGTGTTTCTGTTGAATATCTGTGGACATAGAGACAGCATGTCTGTATCTATTCTGGTGAAGGTGAAACACCCAACATGTGTTCTGCAAAAATCCTAGGGGGATGTTTTTAACTGAACCGTTGGAAAATCAGAGATAGAGAGGCTGAAAATGAACATTGGCCGGGAAATATTTCAACAGCCCAAATGTAATTCCGGATGCTTAAGGCCGCATTGGCCGCTTTATTAACAGAGTGAAGATTGGTTCACGGAGCACCAAGCACACGCCCTATTCTGGATAGTGGCTATGGGGCCTGAATATGGGCACTTGCCTTCACTGATCAACTGAACTTGGAAACACTGCACAGGGTAACAGTCGAGGAGATCAATTACAATTTATTGGGCTTCgtatagattagtttaatttagttttacttAAGTTAAGAGGAAACAGGTCTTTCCCCCAACCAAtcccacgccgatcatcgataAACTCCACTACTCCTTTTcttcgcacgagggacaatttgccagAAGCGaattaacatgcaaactgcatgtcttgggaatttgggaggaaatgtaagcacccggagagaacccacgtggtcacagggagaaggtgcaaactccacacgcgtAGTTAGTATTGAGCTGGGGGTCTCAGGCGCTTTAAGACAGCAAACCTGCGGCTCTGTAACATCACTGAACCACACGTGTATCAGGATGATGATGCTCACCTCGGATAGTCAGATTGATTGTGAGAAGGGAAGGCAGTTTGTGAATGGACCTATTCTAACCTACAGCTCATGACATTTAATGGAGTTTCCCAGTCCATTTCCTGGAATATCTGGACTGGCCAAGGGATTGGACTTGTATTACCAGCTTCGTatgttccatcaacaaagtcatATGACATTCTCGCTGCCCAACCTCCCACAGCACATTGTCAATGCGGGCCCAATTCTGTATTCATCTCCTAATGTACTTTTGGGCCTTTATCCAGTCCGTGTCCACCACACCATCAGATAAATATTACATCTAATCCCAACCATTGAATTATATTCACTTTGCCACCGTGTTGCAGGTTctcctgtcatagaaacatagaaaataggtgcaggaggaggccatttggcccttcgagctagcaccgccattcattgtgatcatggctgatcatctacaatcagtaacctgtgcctgacttctccccatatcccttgattccactagcccccctcagagctctatctaacactctcttaaattcaacgagtgatttagcctccactgccctcggtggcagagatttccacaaattcacaattctctgggggaaaaaggtccttctcacctcagttttaaatgccatcCACTGGttcgaagactgtggcccctggttctggactccccaaaattgggaagatttttcctgcatctagcttgtccagtccctttataattttatatgtccctataagatcctctctcatccttctaaactccagtgaatacaagcatagtttttttcaatatttcttcataggacagccatgatcacattgaatggcggtgctggctcgaagggctgaatggcctattcctgcacctattgtctaacagtcccgccatcccagggatcaatctcgtgaacctatgctgcactgcctcaattacaaggatgtccttcctcaaattaggagaccaaaactgtacacaatactccagatgtggtcttaccagggaccTATActtctgcagaagaacctctttactcctatactgaaatcctctcgttatgaaggccaacatgccattacctttcttcactgcctgctgtacctgcacgccaactttcagtgactggtgacacccaagtctcgctgcacttcccccttgccTAACctgaccattgagataataatctgcctccttgtttttgctgccaaagtgggtaacctcacatttatctacattatactgcatctgccatgcatctgcccactcactcaacttgtccctgcaacctcataacagcctcttcgcagttcacactgccagccagctttgtgtcatgtgcaaacatgctagtgttacttctaattccttcaccgaaatctttaatatatatactttgtgagaaagtggttaggtgttcctcgatgcctgagcaacgtaggcctgtacggtcatgggggtacttcagctgcctctctctagcctcacagaggagttcaagtgcaccaaagtcagactagagatgaccctggccgaatcgagggacactgtcatccgagctgctgccccaaccctggcaacaggaaggaagtggatggctaagaatgcgacacagcaggcaaaatctgctctccaccaagtccaacacggacgaagtggcttggggcttggcgaaaagcgaccttgctggaacaaggcatcctcactggagcgccggaggttggtcacggccgaagtccaccgacaggaggagtcgagtaggtgtgccaaggctgtgtcgcaagctaaacagggccagtggatgagatgggagagtgtggaaaagcggaagatcagctggaaggacatgtgggagatggaggcgagcaggataagcttcctcattcgggcaacctatgatgtccttcctagcccaaatctcaaccaatggctgggcgaagatccatcatgccccctgtgttcaacaccagctatgcttaagcacatcctcactgcgtgtaaagtaagcctctcccaaggacggtacacctggagacataatcaagtgctcaaatgactggcagcgactctggaaagcaggagaacaaccaacaatgctctgccgcccagaacaaccaacccagttatgccaattgcctttgttcgggagggggaactaaAGCAAcgaaaaattccaccaaggacaaggtttggacagctggaggcagcccgggactggcagatgctggtggatgtggaccaacggcttacagttccaccagaggcctgatcttgtcctctggtccaactctcagcgcatggtgtattttgtggagctcacagtcccttgggaggatgctgtgcaggaagcctttgaaagaaagaaactgcgctacacagagcttgcagcagaggcagaacagcggggctggagagcaaagatctgcccggtagaagttggatgtcgaggatttgtggcaacatctaccgtaagactgatgaaggacctggggatcagcggacaagccctacgccaggctatcaaggaaacatcacaggtggcagagcggagtagccagtggctctggctgaagaggaaagacccatctggcctcccaaataagccggctaggcagatgtagagggggtggttctgggatgccagaaagcactgctgagcctactggagacgtcgtgggtccaatcagcgaaacatcgatgaaagtaggtgcccacttgataaccccaatgacgtgtctgcctagcctttctcaacatcggagaatAGGTGAGTGCATAGGCCTCCCATtaacaccgggagcaagttgacatttggcactttggatttctaacatcttgtcctgtgtatttggaaacatggtGAATAGTAGCGgatccaacaccgagccttgcggcactccactcgccactgcctgccattctgaaaatgatccgtttactcctactctttgcttcctgtctgccaactaagtctctatccatgtcaacaccctacccccaataacatgtgctctaattttgttcaccaatctcccgtgtgggaccttatcaaaggctttctgaaagtctagatacactacatccactggctcagcTTCATCCACTTGACTTGTCGCATTctcaaacattccagaagattagtcaagcatgatttccatttcataaatccatgcagacttggacttatccttttactgctatccaaatgcagttattacctctttaataattgactccatcatcttccccaccaccgatatcaggctaactggtctgtaattccccgttttctctctcggtcCTTTCTTGAAAAGCAGGAATCCATATAGACCACTGTTCTGAGGACAGAGCCAGCGCCATTGAACACAATCTCTTTCCTTCTCTAGGCTGAGCCTGTCTTTCCTATACAACCTCCGTCACATCCCTACTCTGTATCACTGCGACCGCCTCTGTTTGTAGCAACTGGCGTCTGAAGGCAGGAAATTCCCCAGGAACTCCCAGCTAGTCCGGGTTCTGCTGTACATCTCCGCATTTTAACACTTCTTGCAGTGGGAGGTTCCGATTTTTCCTTCAGTCGAGTAAGTTTTAGTGATTCTCGGGATTCTCCTGAAGCGCTACCGTGAATGGAATTCGGTGACTTGCTGACTGACAGACAGCAGCCGGTCGCTGGATTCCCCGTGGAGGAATCTGATTAAACATCGAGACTCCACAAAATGACCTAGGATTGTGACAAAGACAAATAGTTCCCCGTCCTCACGAGCCAgcaaggaaggcccaccgcccaaGTTCTGACAGATTCTGATCAGGCAGCAAAAGGCAGACATTCAGTTTCAGAGTGAAAGGCAGGTTATGGGAGCCCCATCCCATCACTTACCTTTCAGGTGAGTGGGCACTTCAGATAAACCTTGCCCCGTGTCCATGTTGGCGAACTGGCCATTTCCTGTTTAAACAGATTAACGTATTAACATGGtggctcacaccccagcggtatgaatattgacttctctaacttcaagtcatcctcgctttccctctctccaacccTGCCCCCTTCACAGTTCATCGGCCAGTCTGACTGTACTTAatcacattttatctgtttggtttgttgttaacttctcctagctaacaaagatctattctacattttcactGATTTCCATCCTCTTTGTACATTTTCACTctttacacttccatatctcggTGTCTCCCACTcccttgaatctgaagaaggatctcgacactaaacgtcacccattccttctaacctgagaggctgcctgtcccgctgagttaatccagcattttgtgtctatcgtgctTAACGTTTATGATCCTTTTTGTTTCGGTAGCGCAATGATGGTGactttccgccagatcttcggaCCTAccgctgacctacaagcaacaccttgtatctctccgtgctaaagtctcggcaaagAAcagcctcctgcgttgcttggccggatcgtcatggggtgccaggacatctactcttcgaaccagtgttcttgcactcgtgtactgcACCGCTGAGtaggccgccccagcatggtgccgcagtgctcatactagcaagctagatgccaccctcaacgacaccatgcggatcatcaccggctgcctacgccctactccgacggatctcctgccggtgctcgcaggtatcgcacccgccaagcttcgcagagttcataggctggtgtgcaaggccccatcggacgccaaacatcctttgcaccacctcacccaggattcacagcaactgggacttcaacgcctgtcatctcgtcaccctttctcccgtcatgcagcgaccctctgtggctacggtttcaacatactaggagcatggagaaccagttgggaacagacatcgcgacctcctcaattcactgtcgcaccgaacaccacagccccacccagctcggacatgccccgcaaagagagggttgccctgaaccggctccgcacaggtgTTGGccagttcaacgccaacatgcatcgttgggggttgcgttcattggcagcctgcgtgtgtggagcagaccagcaaacagcgcagcacgacATTTTCGACTACACTGTCCTCCGTCCTCTGgaggaggggtagacctcacgaccCTTGACAAcatcacattgcactggctacagcacctggagggcattacataatttctgctgcctcaaacgcaagaagaagaagaagatcctTTTTGTTCAAAATTGTAAGATCAACACCATTTACAGCTGAAATTTAACGCAGAGTGTATTGTTCGCCATACCACGAGTCAATATCTCCTTCAGTATTCTGCTCAGCTTCGGAAGGGTGTGATCGATTTTCGCAAGGGATTCCCACATCACCCTTGGTGCCCCGGAGCCCTTCTCCATCACCAGATTCAGTAGCAGTTTGGAGCCGGCCGCTCGGTTTCCCTTCTCTGCGAGCTCAGACACACTCTGCAATGAACAATGCTGAATATATTGAGGAGCAGAGGGAAGCAAGCAGCTAGCGGGAGACAAGGACCGATTCCGAGTCACGACCCTCAGCGGCATTGTCACCGTGCAATCATTAGGCTGGCAATGACCCACCCGGCACACAGACTGACCCAGCACTGTCTGACTACCACAGGGTCAGTGTTGAGCTTCCATTGGGTAAGTGCTGATTAAATGCAGGAAACGTACACGTCAATACTGGGCTcaatgaagggtctgttttcagctGGGGAACCGGTACCGAGGAGAAGCTAGTGAGCACGAGACATGTGCGCAGGGAGTGAGGCAGTGAAATATGTTTGAAGTGGAATAATCAAATAGGGAATGTTATGGTTAGGTATGGTTTGAATTTTTGGTGTCATACAGTTTGGGGTTATATATAAGGAGAGTGATATCCAGTCATTATTTAACTAGGCGGCTGCCTTCGAGGTTTGTATCGTTAATAAATATTCTTTAATGATATTCTTTATACCGcagtaatcatagaaacatagaatataggtgtaaaaggaggccatttggcccttcgagccagcagcgccattcattgtgatcatggctcattatccacgatcagtaacctgtgcctgccttctccccatatcccttgattttgccaGCCCGTAAAaccgtctaactctcttttcaattcattcagtaaattggcctccactgccttctctacgTGGAAAAGcatcttcttacctcagttttaaatggccttccctttattcttagtctgcggcccctggttctggactcccccaaaattgggaacatttttcttgcatctagcttgtccagtccttttataattttatacatctccataagatcccctctcatccttctaaactccagtgaatacaagcccagtctttccgatctttcctcatatgacactcccgccatcccaggaattaacctcgtgaacctgcgatgcactgcctaaatagcaaggatgtccttcctcaaattaggagaccaaaactgcacacaatactcgagatgtggtctcaccagggccctaaacaactgcagaaggacctctttactcctatactcaaatcctctcattatgaaggccaacatggaaactgctttcttcgctgcctactcttcctgcatgcttactttcactgattggtgtacaaggacacccaggtctcgttgctcttCCCCTttacccaatctgacaccatagagataataatttgcctccttgtatttgccgccaaagtggataacctcacatttatctacattatactgcatctgccatgcatctgcccactcactcaaccagtccaagtcaccctgcaacctcctcacatcctcttcacagttcatactgccacccagctttgtgtcatcttcaaacttgctggtgttacttctaattccatcatccaatccattaatatatacggtaaatagttgcggcccagcACCTTGCCTTGCGGCATtcaactcgccactgcctgccattttgaaacggACCCTTTTATTCCCActccttgcttcctgtctgccaaccaattccctatccgtcaataccttacccccaataccatttgctctaattttgctcaccaatctccgctGTGGGTTaagtctgaaagtctagatacacgacatcctgaatcctgaatctattgcatccattttacttgtctcaTCCTCAGAAAataccagaaaattagtcaagcaggatttccccttcataattccctgctgacttggaccaatcatttTATTGCTACCCAAATGTGCCTTtatcacctctttaataattgacaacagtatcttccccaccaccgatgtcaggctaacttgtCTATATTTCGCTGTTTTCccactcgctcctttcttgaaaagtgggctaacattagctgctctccaatccataggaactgatcctgaatctattgaatgtTGGAAAATGAAAACCAATGCGTcctcgatttctagagccacctccttaattaccctgggatgcagaccatcaggccctggggatatatcagccttcagtcccatcagtctacccaatactatttgtcgcctaatgcaaatttctttcagttcctctgtctccccagatcctctgtcctctagtacatctgggagattgtttgtgacttCCTCCGTGAaggcagatccgaagtacctgttcaactcttctgccatttctttgaacAGGTACTGAAACTGTGAAATACTCATGAGGAAAAGGCAACTGCAACACGAGACATGATGTAATATGCCCAACTGCACAAGATCAATTTTTTAAAGGTGAGGTAATCGTCATGCATTGCTTGTTGAAATTATGCTGGGGTACCGGAGAAAGGGCAGAGGGACTGAGAACTGGGTCAGAAGATGTTACGGGAAGCCGGGATTCACTGGGATTTTTCAACCCCTTGTCAGGGCATTTGGGCTAAGTATTTGAAACATCATGGAAGACAAGCTTATTACAATCTGCACTCACAGTACCACGAGGTGCCCGAATGTGGCTAAACATGGGAATCTAGGACAATTGGGGACTTCTGTTGGAGCTGTGAGCTTATGTCGGTCAGATGCAGGCTCAGTGTTGCTGCATCCCCAGACTGCTTTGTGGAACTTGATCCACATGGGCCCCTGATATTTAATTCTCCAGCCATTCCTTTACATTGGTTCTATCAGTCTGCATTAAACTTAGAAGCAGCACGAAATCTGCGTCCCTTCAACTTACATGATACTCTCGCCCAGTGAAGTGATCCGCGGCCATTAGCATGAAGCCAAGTCCCTCCACACCCTCTTTAATCGCCTGCTCCAGTCGTTCCCGGTAGAATCTCGTCAACTGTAAGAGCTGGTGATCGTCACAGTTTGACAGGAAAGCGAAGATTGCGGAGTTTAGATCTGTGAACACAGGAAGGGAAGAAAAACTTCATCTGAGAAATCGTTCACCATGGGCCATCAGCTCAGACTTCCATGAGTGCATTTGAACCGCAGTGAACCGTTCCGCGCTCCCAAACATTTCCCACACCTGAAAATGTTCTCTAGCTGGGCCACtggaaatagaaacatggaaacatagaaaataggtgcaggaggaggccattcggcccttcgagtcagcaccgacattcattgtgatcatggctgatcatccacaatcagaaacgcgtgcctgtcttctccccatatcccttgatgccactagcccccagagctcaatataggtttctct
This DNA window, taken from Rhinoraja longicauda isolate Sanriku21f unplaced genomic scaffold, sRhiLon1.1 Scf000053, whole genome shotgun sequence, encodes the following:
- the LOC144612512 gene encoding NACHT, LRR and PYD domains-containing protein 3-like isoform X4, giving the protein MDTGQGLSEVPTHLKDIQQKHKETLRAQTQTMRVNTILMREKVKVFQLVDQYVELAVISTVRDWTLVEHELLARGRDHEEWREKHLRRELEKIRIDQLFQKSFLEEFKRLWFRDKSGNSAAVAGVPGIGKTTMVQKIVYDWATGKIYRNFQFVFSFKFRELNTIDCQINPRLLILDQYPYFGNILGEVWKNPEGLLFIFDGLDEFKGRIDFADSRRETEPQHMCPDPEWWCEVSDIVYSLIQHKLLPGCSVLVTTRPTALHLLEKAEISVRAEILGFYSEERKEYFTRCFEDQTVAAAVFKHVEENEILYTMSYNPSYCWILALTLGPFFTQTHRDPQRVPKTITQLYCYFIYNILKNHGREIESPREVLLRVGQMAFTGVSEKNIVFTDGDLIKYNLQPSQFLSGFLMELLEREDSARSVVYTFPHLTIQEFVAALAQFLTADSRNTLKLLSEAHSATDGRFEVFLRFVAGLSSPRSARVLEEFLGPFRHQTTCRVIDWVKEEVKRQAGNTGEDAGKRRLLNALHYLFESQNPALAQQTLGSVEILSFRGQGLTPIDCAVLSHVIRHCDTIKHLNLWKCRIQCEGLQRLGPVLHKCQHLGLNNVGLTDSGAEDLASALSTNTALTQLDLSGNNLGDSGVKLVSAAFRNTDCKIQRLKLCSVGLTDSGAEDLAFALSTNTSLTELELSENNLGDSGVKLVSAALGNPDCKIQRLGLGSVGLTDSGAEDLVSALSTNTSLTELELGNNSLTDRSVPGLRRLILNLPRLELIWLSGNTFSADGRNQLKSLRGIRSGLSVDV
- the LOC144612512 gene encoding NACHT, LRR and PYD domains-containing protein 3-like isoform X3, which gives rise to MAESGDCGGDSVASTSTKQKELQSLRTPDDIMAESGDCGGDSVASTSTKQKDLNSAIFAFLSNCDDHQLLQLTRFYRERLEQAIKEGVEGLGFMLMAADHFTGREYHSVSELAEKGNRAAGSKLLLNLVMEKGSGAPRVMWESLAKIDHTLPKLSRILKEILTRGNGQFANMDTGQGLSEVPTHLKDIQQKHKETLRAQTQTMRVNTILMREKVKVFQLVDQYVELAVISTVRDWTLVEHELLARGRDHEEWREKHLRRELEKIRIDQLFQKSFLEEFKRLWFRDKSGNSAAVAGVPGIGKTTMVQKIVYDWATGKIYRNFQFVFSFKFRELNTIDCQINPRLLILDQYPYFGNILGEVWKNPEGLLFIFDGLDEFKGRIDFADSRRETEPQHMCPDPEWWCEVSDIVYSLIQHKLLPGCSVLVTTRPTALHLLEKAEISVRAEILGFYSEERKEYFTRCFEDQTVAAAVFKHVEENEILYTMSYNPSYCWILALTLGPFFTQTHRDPQRVPKTITQLYCYFIYNILKNHGREIESPREVLLRVGQMAFTGVSEKNIVFTDGDLIKYNLQPSQFLSGFLMELLEREDSARSVVYTFPHLTIQEFVAALAQFLTADSRNTLKLLSEAHSATDGRFEVFLRFVAGLSSPRSARVLEEFLGPFRHQTTCRVIDWVKEEVKRQAGNTGEDAGKRRLLNALHYLFESQNPALAQQTLGSVEILSFRGQGLTPIDCAVLSHVIRHCDTIKHLNLWKCRIQCEGLQRLGPVLHKCQHLGLNNVGLTDSGAEDLASALSTNTALTQLDLSGNNLGDSGVKLVSAAFRNTDCKIQRLKLGSVGLTDSGAEDLVSALSTNTSLTELELGNNSLTDRSVPGLRRLILNLPRLELIWLSGNTFSADGRNQLKSLRGIRSGLSVDV
- the LOC144612512 gene encoding NACHT, LRR and PYD domains-containing protein 3-like isoform X2 is translated as MAESGDCGGDSVASTSTKQKDLNSAIFAFLSNCDDHQLLQLTRFYRERLEQAIKEGVEGLGFMLMAADHFTGREYHSVSELAEKGNRAAGSKLLLNLVMEKGSGAPRVMWESLAKIDHTLPKLSRILKEILTRGNGQFANMDTGQGLSEVPTHLKDIQQKHKETLRAQTQTMRVNTILMREKVKVFQLVDQYVELAVISTVRDWTLVEHELLARGRDHEEWREKHLRRELEKIRIDQLFQKSFLEEFKRLWFRDKSGNSAAVAGVPGIGKTTMVQKIVYDWATGKIYRNFQFVFSFKFRELNTIDCQINPRLLILDQYPYFGNILGEVWKNPEGLLFIFDGLDEFKGRIDFADSRRETEPQHMCPDPEWWCEVSDIVYSLIQHKLLPGCSVLVTTRPTALHLLEKAEISVRAEILGFYSEERKEYFTRCFEDQTVAAAVFKHVEENEILYTMSYNPSYCWILALTLGPFFTQTHRDPQRVPKTITQLYCYFIYNILKNHGREIESPREVLLRVGQMAFTGVSEKNIVFTDGDLIKYNLQPSQFLSGFLMELLEREDSARSVVYTFPHLTIQEFVAALAQFLTADSRNTLKLLSEAHSATDGRFEVFLRFVAGLSSPRSARVLEEFLGPFRHQTTCRVIDWVKEEVKRQAGNTGEDAGKRRLLNALHYLFESQNPALAQQTLGSVEILSFRGQGLTPIDCAVLSHVIRHCDTIKHLNLWKCRIQCEGLQRLGPVLHKCQHLGLNNVGLTDSGAEDLASALSTNTALTQLDLSGNNLGDSGVKLVSAAFRNTDCKIQRLKLCSVGLTDSGAEDLAFALSTNTSLTELELSENNLGDSGVKLVSAALGNPDCKIQRLGLGSVGLTDSGAEDLVSALSTNTSLTELELGNNSLTDRSVPGLRRLILNLPRLELIWLSGNTFSADGRNQLKSLRGIRSGLSVDV
- the LOC144612512 gene encoding NACHT, LRR and PYD domains-containing protein 3-like isoform X1, with product MAESGDCGGDSVASTSTKQKELQSLRTPDDIMAESGDCGGDSVASTSTKQKDLNSAIFAFLSNCDDHQLLQLTRFYRERLEQAIKEGVEGLGFMLMAADHFTGREYHSVSELAEKGNRAAGSKLLLNLVMEKGSGAPRVMWESLAKIDHTLPKLSRILKEILTRGNGQFANMDTGQGLSEVPTHLKDIQQKHKETLRAQTQTMRVNTILMREKVKVFQLVDQYVELAVISTVRDWTLVEHELLARGRDHEEWREKHLRRELEKIRIDQLFQKSFLEEFKRLWFRDKSGNSAAVAGVPGIGKTTMVQKIVYDWATGKIYRNFQFVFSFKFRELNTIDCQINPRLLILDQYPYFGNILGEVWKNPEGLLFIFDGLDEFKGRIDFADSRRETEPQHMCPDPEWWCEVSDIVYSLIQHKLLPGCSVLVTTRPTALHLLEKAEISVRAEILGFYSEERKEYFTRCFEDQTVAAAVFKHVEENEILYTMSYNPSYCWILALTLGPFFTQTHRDPQRVPKTITQLYCYFIYNILKNHGREIESPREVLLRVGQMAFTGVSEKNIVFTDGDLIKYNLQPSQFLSGFLMELLEREDSARSVVYTFPHLTIQEFVAALAQFLTADSRNTLKLLSEAHSATDGRFEVFLRFVAGLSSPRSARVLEEFLGPFRHQTTCRVIDWVKEEVKRQAGNTGEDAGKRRLLNALHYLFESQNPALAQQTLGSVEILSFRGQGLTPIDCAVLSHVIRHCDTIKHLNLWKCRIQCEGLQRLGPVLHKCQHLGLNNVGLTDSGAEDLASALSTNTALTQLDLSGNNLGDSGVKLVSAAFRNTDCKIQRLKLCSVGLTDSGAEDLAFALSTNTSLTELELSENNLGDSGVKLVSAALGNPDCKIQRLGLGSVGLTDSGAEDLVSALSTNTSLTELELGNNSLTDRSVPGLRRLILNLPRLELIWLSGNTFSADGRNQLKSLRGIRSGLSVDV